One window of Desulfobacca acetoxidans DSM 11109 genomic DNA carries:
- a CDS encoding addiction module protein, which translates to MRANDIPYINQLSTAEKILLVEDLWDSIIRDEAKVPVPQSHVEELERRLKRYMAHPGDLLSLEELQERIESRK; encoded by the coding sequence ATGCGTGCGAACGATATACCATATATAAATCAATTAAGTACTGCCGAAAAGATATTATTAGTAGAGGACCTTTGGGATAGTATTATCAGGGATGAGGCCAAAGTTCCTGTGCCGCAGAGTCATGTCGAGGAATTGGAAAGAAGACTAAAAAGGTATATGGCTCATCCAGGAGATTTGCTTTCGTTAGAAGAGCTTCAGGAACGTATAGAAAGCCGAAAATGA
- the ligA gene encoding NAD-dependent DNA ligase LigA, producing the protein MIDNARITIEIAARAARLRDQIHYHDYRYYVLDDPEISDAEYDLLFRELERLEEEYPELVTPDSPTQRVGGGPAEKFESVTHRQPMLSLENAFSEGEVQEFEPRLKRFLHQQAEFDYVLEPKMDGVAVNLTYEDGLLAIGATRGDGHRGENVTQNLRTIKTIPLVLRRETTPAPAFLEVRGEVYIELAEFKKLNAAREAQGQPAFANPRNAAAGSLRQLDPAVTAGRPLKIYCYGIGEVAGREFSSHWEVMQTLKTWGLRVNPYVDRCQGIEAAVAYHHRLEGLRHGLPYEIDGVVIKVDSLELQTRLGIKSRSPRWALAYKFAATQATTQVRKIIVQVGRTGAVTPTAIMAPVEVGGVTVSRATLHNEDEVARKDVREGDWVLIQRAGDVIPEVVKVITSRRTGREKPFKMPERCPVCDTPLVRPQGEAVTRCPNPDCSAQLKRAIRHFASKGAMDIDGLGEKIIEQLIDQGLVQDVADLYRLQASDLLPLERFAEKSAQNIVQAIAGSKKPSLGRFIYALGIRYVGEATANLLARHFQTLNALKAAAVEDLLLIEGIGPQVAASIRDYFQNPKNQALLAKLLQANLQPQAATQVLTTPLAGQTFVFTGRLQQLSRDEAKALVTAQGGKVSSSVSAKTDYLVVGKDPGTKYAQALELGLTILDEAGFAQLIGRIT; encoded by the coding sequence ATGATAGATAATGCCAGGATAACTATAGAAATAGCAGCCAGAGCAGCCCGGTTGCGGGACCAGATCCACTACCACGACTACCGTTACTATGTCCTGGACGACCCGGAGATTTCTGATGCCGAATATGACCTACTGTTCCGGGAGTTGGAGCGGCTGGAGGAAGAGTATCCGGAACTGGTTACTCCCGACTCCCCGACGCAGCGGGTAGGCGGCGGACCGGCGGAAAAATTTGAGTCCGTAACGCACCGCCAGCCCATGCTGTCGTTGGAAAACGCCTTCAGCGAGGGTGAGGTGCAGGAATTCGAGCCGCGGCTTAAGAGGTTCTTGCACCAGCAGGCGGAATTCGATTACGTCCTCGAACCCAAGATGGACGGCGTGGCGGTGAATCTGACCTACGAGGACGGTCTCCTTGCCATCGGCGCTACCCGCGGAGACGGCCATCGGGGTGAAAACGTCACCCAGAATCTCAGGACCATTAAGACCATTCCCCTGGTCTTGCGGCGGGAGACAACCCCGGCGCCAGCCTTCCTAGAGGTGCGAGGCGAGGTGTATATCGAACTGGCCGAATTTAAAAAGCTCAACGCCGCCCGCGAGGCCCAGGGGCAGCCAGCCTTTGCCAACCCCCGCAACGCCGCCGCCGGATCCCTCCGGCAGCTCGATCCGGCAGTAACCGCCGGTCGACCATTGAAAATATATTGCTATGGCATAGGGGAAGTAGCCGGACGCGAGTTCTCCAGCCATTGGGAAGTCATGCAGACCTTAAAAACGTGGGGGCTGCGGGTGAACCCGTATGTCGACCGTTGCCAGGGCATTGAGGCGGCCGTTGCCTATCACCATCGCCTGGAAGGACTGCGCCACGGATTGCCTTATGAGATTGACGGCGTGGTCATCAAGGTCGATTCCCTGGAGTTGCAGACTCGATTAGGGATCAAGAGCCGCAGCCCGAGGTGGGCCCTGGCCTATAAATTCGCCGCTACTCAGGCAACTACTCAGGTACGGAAAATCATCGTCCAGGTGGGGCGCACCGGCGCCGTCACCCCGACGGCCATCATGGCACCGGTGGAGGTGGGGGGCGTCACCGTAAGCCGAGCCACTTTGCACAATGAAGACGAAGTAGCCCGCAAGGACGTCCGGGAGGGCGATTGGGTGTTGATTCAGCGGGCCGGAGACGTTATCCCTGAAGTGGTAAAGGTAATCACCAGCCGGCGCACCGGCCGCGAAAAGCCATTCAAAATGCCGGAAAGATGCCCGGTATGCGATACTCCTCTGGTGCGACCGCAGGGTGAGGCTGTAACCCGCTGTCCCAACCCGGACTGCTCCGCGCAACTGAAACGCGCCATCCGCCACTTTGCCAGCAAAGGGGCGATGGATATCGACGGCTTGGGGGAAAAGATCATCGAGCAGCTCATTGATCAAGGATTAGTGCAGGATGTGGCCGATCTCTACCGCCTGCAGGCGTCTGACCTGCTACCCCTGGAGCGCTTCGCCGAAAAATCGGCCCAGAATATCGTGCAGGCCATTGCCGGCAGCAAAAAGCCGTCCCTGGGACGATTCATCTATGCCCTGGGGATCCGCTATGTCGGGGAGGCCACTGCCAACCTCCTGGCCCGCCATTTCCAGACCCTGAACGCCCTGAAGGCGGCGGCGGTGGAAGACCTCCTCCTGATCGAAGGCATCGGTCCCCAGGTGGCCGCCAGCATTCGGGACTATTTTCAAAACCCCAAAAACCAGGCTTTATTGGCCAAATTACTGCAGGCCAACCTGCAGCCGCAGGCAGCAACCCAAGTCCTGACCACCCCCCTGGCCGGCCAGACCTTTGTCTTCACCGGCAGACTGCAACAACTTTCCCGAGATGAAGCCAAAGCCCTGGTGACCGCCCAAGGCGGCAAGGTCAGCAGCTCCGTCTCAGCCAAAACCGATTACCTGGTGGTGGGCAAAGACCCCGGCACTAAATACGCCCAAGCGCTGGAGCTGGGCCTGACTATCCTGGATGAGGCCGGTTTCGCTCAGTTGATCGGGAGGATAACATGA